The following proteins are co-located in the Patescibacteria group bacterium genome:
- a CDS encoding extracellular solute-binding protein — MRIHKDNIKTFTISILSIVAVALLGFWVAGVFLSPKQISTTDPSYRAKTTYPSDPITLTYWRTVDGPAVFEPIIKRWQEIHPNVEIKIINIPLGEYDRRLAEAANSGTLPDLFMLRSDWLPRYRASLKPAPRAIFDPQEYRSLFAPVVVKDLVQDDKVMAVSYGVPTLGLFYNADLFSKAGIDQPPTTWQQLLDANSKLTTREGDGLLSSGIALGSPEIANASSIMPLLMIQNGAIMTNSPPTQATFQNLDPTGYPGSAKALEFYTSFAKPSKSNYSWSNGFGDSTKAFIDSRTAMIIDYPYRYLQIKSESPGLNFKMAKVPQANPSAAVNYSEYWAEAVSSTSSQPDIAWDFYNFMTSYEIMNLYSVPTMKPASRLDLALAQRQDSLIGSFAEQVPSAQNYYKGNSEDSDSAIREMISSTLGGFDPAISLRVGAQKVTSAISQYPY, encoded by the coding sequence ATGCGAATCCACAAAGACAACATTAAGACTTTTACTATCTCTATTCTTAGCATAGTGGCTGTTGCCTTATTGGGCTTTTGGGTGGCCGGTGTATTTTTGTCGCCTAAGCAGATTAGTACCACCGACCCCTCGTATCGGGCCAAGACCACCTACCCCAGCGACCCAATAACACTCACCTACTGGCGCACTGTAGACGGACCGGCTGTGTTTGAGCCAATTATCAAGCGTTGGCAGGAGATACACCCGAATGTAGAGATAAAAATAATTAATATACCTCTGGGCGAATATGACAGGCGCCTGGCAGAGGCAGCTAACTCTGGAACCCTACCAGATCTATTTATGCTGAGATCGGACTGGCTGCCACGCTATAGGGCTAGCTTGAAGCCAGCCCCGCGGGCGATTTTTGATCCCCAGGAATACAGAAGCTTATTTGCGCCTGTTGTCGTGAAGGATCTAGTGCAAGACGATAAAGTAATGGCTGTAAGCTATGGTGTTCCCACCCTAGGCCTATTTTATAATGCCGATTTATTTTCTAAGGCCGGTATAGACCAGCCCCCCACAACTTGGCAGCAGCTTTTGGATGCCAATAGCAAGCTTACTACTAGGGAGGGCGATGGCCTGCTAAGCTCTGGGATTGCCCTTGGCAGCCCGGAGATAGCTAATGCATCTAGTATTATGCCGCTACTAATGATCCAAAATGGCGCAATTATGACCAACAGCCCACCCACCCAGGCTACTTTTCAGAATCTCGACCCAACTGGCTATCCTGGCTCAGCTAAGGCTCTGGAATTCTATACTAGCTTTGCTAAGCCCAGCAAATCTAACTACAGCTGGAGCAATGGCTTCGGTGACAGCACTAAGGCCTTTATCGACTCTAGGACTGCCATGATCATAGACTATCCATATCGATACTTACAGATAAAATCTGAATCGCCAGGGCTTAATTTTAAGATGGCCAAAGTGCCGCAGGCTAACCCGTCCGCGGCTGTTAATTATAGCGAGTATTGGGCCGAAGCAGTATCATCCACCTCCAGCCAGCCAGACATCGCCTGGGACTTTTATAATTTTATGACCAGCTATGAAATTATGAATCTTTATTCCGTTCCAACCATGAAGCCTGCGAGCAGATTGGATTTAGCCCTAGCCCAGCGGCAAGATAGCCTTATAGGCAGCTTCGCCGAGCAGGTTCCTTCTGCCCAGAACTATTATAAGGGGAACTCTGAAGACAGCGATTCGGCCATCCGCGAAATGATCAGTAGTACGCTTGGCGGGTTTGATCCTGCAATAAGCCTTAGGGTGGGCGCCCAAAAAGTAACTTCTGCGATTTCCCAATACCCCTATTAG